The Erpetoichthys calabaricus chromosome 13, fErpCal1.3, whole genome shotgun sequence genome has a window encoding:
- the LOC114663568 gene encoding histone H2A-like, producing MSGRGKTGGKARAKAKTRSSRAGLQFPVGRVHRLLRKGNYAERVGAGAPVYLAAVLEYLTAEILELAGNAARDNKKTRIIPRHLQLAVRNDEELNKLLGGVTIAQGGVLPNIQAVLLPKKTEKPAKSK from the coding sequence ATGTCTGGAAGAGGAAAGACTGGTGGCAAAGCACGCGCCAAGGCTAAAACTCGGTCTTCCCGAGCTGGTTTACAATTCCCAGTCGGCCGTGTTCATAGGCTCTTGAGGAAAGGCAATTATGCCGAGCGTGTTGGCGCTGGTGCTCCCGTTTACTTAGCTGCTGTCCTCGAATATCTGACCGCTGAAATTCTTGAGTTGGCCGGAAATGCTGCCCGTGACAACAAGAAAACCAGAATCATTCCTCGCCACTTGCAACTAGCAGTGCGTAACGATGAAGAGCTCAATAAATTGCTGGGTGGTGTGACCATCGCCCAGGGTGGTGTGCTGCCTAACATTCAGGCTGTGCTTCTGCCCAAGAAGACCGAGAAACCAGCTAAGAGCAAGTAA
- the LOC114663569 gene encoding histone H2B 5-like: MPEPKTAAAPKKGSKKAVSKSQAKGGKKRRKSRKESYSIYVYKVMKQVHPDTGISSKAMGIMNSFVNDIFERIAGEASRLAHYNKRSTISSREIQTAVRLLLPGELAKHAVSEGTKAVTKYTSSK, from the coding sequence ATGCCTGAGCCGAAAACAGCCGCTGCCCCAAAGAAGGGCTCCAAGAAAGCCGTTTCTAAGAGCCAAGCGAAGGGTGGGAAGAAGCGTAGAAAATCGAGAAAAGAAAGTTATTCCATCTACGTGTACAAGGTGATGAAACAAGTTCACCCTGATACTGGTATCTCTTCTAAGGCGATGGGAATCATGAATTCGTTTGTAAATGATATCTTCGAGCGCATTGCCGGCGAGGCGTCTCGTTTAGCGCACTATAACAAGCGCTCAACCATTTCTTCCCGGGAAATCCAAACTGCCGTGAGGCTTTTGCTACCGGGAGAGCTTGCAAAGCACGCCGTGTCCGAGGGTACCAAGGCAGTCACTAAGTATACCAGCTCGAAGTAA